A part of Candidatus Acidulodesulfobacterium ferriphilum genomic DNA contains:
- a CDS encoding cytochrome c — MKRYIFFIMTFCLAAIFFISNFAFALPSGPKLFKEYYCIDCHTLGHQGGTVGPDLSYIGKTKSLSWIKAQIFHPGSHFILGTKKKINGKIYLVRMPGFQAIPSSVADRLAGYIKTFPYKRANLAYPKLPEGLKLFRADNCIACHRINGIGGTVGPNLSHVGKTKSLSWIETQIIDPKVHFTYGIPATINGHTYLVIMPRLKSIPASQLNTIAKYLESLK; from the coding sequence ATGAAAAGGTATATTTTTTTTATTATGACATTTTGCTTGGCTGCTATTTTTTTTATTTCAAATTTTGCTTTTGCATTGCCTTCCGGGCCTAAACTTTTTAAGGAGTATTACTGCATCGACTGCCACACTCTGGGGCATCAGGGCGGGACAGTGGGGCCGGATCTTTCCTATATCGGAAAAACAAAAAGTCTTTCATGGATTAAAGCGCAGATATTTCATCCCGGAAGCCATTTTATTTTAGGAACTAAAAAGAAAATTAACGGTAAGATTTATCTTGTCAGAATGCCGGGGTTTCAAGCTATTCCGTCTTCCGTGGCTGATAGATTAGCAGGATATATCAAAACTTTTCCGTATAAAAGGGCAAATTTAGCTTATCCAAAACTGCCGGAAGGACTTAAGCTTTTCAGGGCGGATAACTGTATCGCGTGTCACCGGATAAATGGAATAGGCGGCACCGTCGGTCCTAACCTTTCCCATGTCGGAAAAACAAAAAGCCTATCATGGATAGAAACTCAAATAATCGACCCCAAAGTGCATTTTACATACGGAATACCGGCTACCATTAACGGACATACTTATCTTGTGATAATGCCGAGATTAAAAAGCATTCCGGCGTCGCAGCTCAACACAATCGCTAAGTATCTTGAGTCGTTAAAATAG